From the genome of Vicia villosa cultivar HV-30 ecotype Madison, WI unplaced genomic scaffold, Vvil1.0 ctg.000857F_1_1, whole genome shotgun sequence, one region includes:
- the LOC131631700 gene encoding uncharacterized protein LOC131631700, whose protein sequence is MGSWIDDFGVWNNCGLGEDVQSWNASLVHNFYDVLESAALSQFGHDTVTWLPDVQSGYSVHSGMALFASHRNGFALNVSSSEALDLVWNFVVPFSIKVFGWRGILNRLPSKDLLIRRGINLQQQDRNCVLCKTKSESLFHLLFHCYLIKKVWTDLANWTSIDLEVPFQVADSLLYWSQACGGEKVKRSKRCLIWLAATWVI, encoded by the coding sequence ATGGGAAGTTGGATAGATGATTTTGGGGTGTGGAACAACTGTGGTTTAGGAGAGGATGTGCAGAGTTGGAATGCTAGCTTGGTGCATAATTTTTATGATGTTCTGGAGTCGGCTGCCTTATCCCAATTCGGGCACGATACTGTTACATGGCTTCCTGATGTTCAGTCAGGATATTCGGTGCACAGCGGGATGGCTCTGTTCGCGAGTCACCGAAACGGTTTTGCACTCAATGTTAGCAGTTCTGAAGCACTGGACTTAGTGTGGAACTTTGTTGTTCCGTTCAGCATAAAAGTGTTTGGATGGAGAGGAATTTTAAACCGCTTGCCTTCTAAAGATCTCCTAATTCGCAGGGGTATTAATCTTCAGCAACAGGATCGCAATTGTGTTTTGTGTAAAACTAAATCAGAATCATTATTCCATCTTCTGTTCCATTGTTATTTGATTAAGAAAGTCTGGACTGATTTGGCTAATTGGACAAGTATAGATTTGGAGGTCCCTTTTCAGGTTGCTGACAGTCTACTGTATTGGTCGCAAGCTTGTGGGGGGGAGAAGGTTAAGAGGAGTAAAAGATGTTTGATTTGGCTAGCAGCAACATGGGTTATTTAG